CAACGAACATCTTCCGTTATTTTATAGACTTACAGGAATTTGGTCGGGTTCGTCCGGTTCTCTTCTCTTTTGGAATCTTTTGCTTTCCATTTTCACGTTTATCGTCCTTTGGCAAACGAGAGAATTGATAAACGACAGAATCCCTGTGATGAACCTAACGTTAACCGTTATCTCGGCCTTCTTTTCCTATCTCGCGGTTTTTTATTCGGACGCTCAACCCTTTCGTGAATTTCAGCCGGCCGCTGTCGCGGGGAGAGGGCTCAACCCTCTTTTACAACACTGGGCGATGGTGATCCACCCGCCGATTTTGTATATCGGTTATGTGAGTTTTGCGATTCCGTTTTGTATCGCGACATCGGCTTTGATCACCGGACATCTTTCAGAGAACTGGTTTCGATTCGTAAGAAGATGGACGATCTTTTCCTGGTTCTTTTTAGGAACGGGTATTCTACTCGGTTCGAAATGGGCTTATGAAGAATTGGGATGGGGCGGCTATTGGGCATGGGATCCGGTCGAAAACGCGTCTTTGATGCCTTGGTTACTTTCAACGGCATTTCTTCATTCTATGATCATTCAAGAACGAAGAGGAATGTTAAAGTTTTGGAACATGCTTTTGATCATCCTCGCATTCCATTTTTGTTTATTGGGAACCTGGATCACACGAAGCGGGGTATTGGAAGGTCCACATAGTTTTTCCAAATCCACGATCGGAACACCGTTTATCATTTATATCGGAATCAGTTTTGCATTCTTCATAGGGTTTTTAATCTACCGAAGAGACGCGCTGAAACCGGAAAGAAATCTCGAAGCGATGACTTCCAAAGAAGGAAGTTTTCTATTTAACAACTTTCTTCTCGTGATCGCGACTCTCGCGATTCTTCTTGGAGTGTTTTCTCCGCTTCTTTACGGAAGAGAATTCAAGGCTCCCTGGTTCAACTCATGGGGGGTTCCTTCCGGAATTCTTCTCATCCTCCTCATGGGATCGGCGCCGCTCCTTGCTTGGAGAAAGGGCGCGGATAAGATTTTCTTTTCCACACTCTTCAAACCGTTGTTAGTTGGGATCCTTGGCGCCGGAGCTTACATCCTTTTTTATACTCAGAATTTTACGATCAGCGATTACAGTTTAGGAGATGTGCTTGGAGAAATTTATTCCGTGGTCGCGGTCGGTCTCGGAATCTTTACGATCGCGGGAATCGCACAAGAATATCACAGAGGAATCGTAGCAAGAAAAGCGACGTATCCATCGGAGAATTATTTTTTCTCCGGCTTTCGAATGCTCTTAAAAAACAAGAGAAGATACGGAGGTTATCTCGTTCACTTGGCGATGGTGATTCTTTTTATCGGGTTCGCAGGAAACGCATTCAAACAAAACACTTCGATTAAATTTTTTTATTTCTTAAACGCTCCAGAAAAAAACGAAATCGTTTATTCCAGTCAAGACACGGGAGTTCTCGGAAATTATCAGATCTCAGCGAGTACGCTTAAGATCAAACCTCTCGTAAACGGAGATGCGAAGAACGGTTTAAACATTCAGAATGTGATCGTCTCTCACGAAGCGACCTTTCAAGTAAAACGTCACCTAAAAGAATTTTCAACGCTGGTGACGGAAAGAAGATTTTATCCGCAGATCTCTCACTTAAGCGGAGACTTTGAAACTCACATTCCTACGAGCGAGCCGGCGATCGCATCGACTCCGAAAGAGGATCTTTATATCCAACTGGGCGCGATCGAACACGCGGATCTTTCGGATGAAAATCCGGATCTTCCCCTTTTGTTTATGAATTATCTTTTTACGAACGAAAATCAACCGGTTCGCAAATTGGAGAATTTCAATCGTTTCCCAAGACAGATCGTCGCCAACCTGGAAGTCTGGGTCAATCCACTCGTAAAATTTATCTGGGCGGGCTCCTTACTCTTTTTCTTCTCGGGACTTTTGATTCTTCTTCCCATAGGAGAATCCAGAAATTGAAAACGACACTTTATAAAATTCTAATTTTCTTATCGATCCTTGTTTCGATTTCTCCGTACAATCCGATCTTCGGGGATTCTACTTTCACCAATTTGAGCGAGCCGGAACAGATCCGAACGTTCCATGAAGTGACGTCGAGAATTCGTTGTATCTGCATCCCTTCGATTACAATCAAGAGTTGTTCGTTTAACAATTGCACCGTATCCGCGAAGTTAAAAATTTTCATAGAGAATCGGATCGCAAAAGGTGAAAGTGCGGACGTGATCGTTAACAAAATGGTTCATGGATTTGGAGAGGAAGCGCTACAGGATCCGGTCATTCAGAAATTTGTGGAAGCCGGAAATACGGGGATGGCGAACTCGGTCGTCTTCGGTTTCGGAGAAAACATTCTTGCGACGCCGGATTCTACTTGGATCAATTTGAGCTTAGGTCTTGCGGGAGCACTCGGAATTCTTTTTATTTTCCTTTATATGAAGCGCAAAAATCCAACGCCGTCCAAAACCACAACTTCCGTTTCTCCGAATAAGGAGAACGATGCTTTCAACCGTTATCTTTCAGAAATAGAGGAAAAACAGAAATAATGGATCTTCTACTCATTCCGTTTTATATCGTTTTGGTTGGAATAATTGTCCTGCCATTTCTTTATGTCCGTTTTTCACTCAATCTAAGATCTACTGAATCTGAGTCCGAAAAATTGGAACTCATCAATCGACGAGAAGTCATTTTAGAAAATCTCAGGGACATCAAGATCGAATTCGATACGGGAAAACTAACGGACGGAGAATTTCAATCCATCTCCAATGGGATCGTAAAGGATTTGGAGGAATTCGACGAAAAGATCAGAACGATCGCGCAAAACATCCCACAACAAGTGCAAACGACTTCCGGTTCCAATGCTGTTCTAACCAAATATTGCCACGAGTGCGGTTTTAAGATCGAAATCTACGGAGCGAAATTTTGTCCTTCCTGCGGAACCAAGCTGATCGTCTAACTGGAATTCCCGCCGCAAGAGTATTTGCGATTATTCTAATATTCTTATGCGCTTTCGCTGTTTCGGAATGTAAAAGCAAGGATCTCAAACTACAAGGGGATCTAGTTCGACTGAATGAACTTCCCTTTTACGGCTCAGGATTCTATGTATCCGCTTCCAGAGTAGATAAAGAAGATTTGGAAGAATTAAGAAAAGACCTAAAAAACGAACTCGCCTTCCGAATTCCGAAGGATCGATTGGAAAGATGGAAAGAAATCTCAGAACTCAGCGGCACTGAGGGGATTTATATTCTCTTTCAAATCGTCCCGGAGACGAGGGTATTACCGGAGTTTTTGAATTTTCAGTTTTTATTAAACGACCAACCTCCTGATAAAACCTGGTCATACTATTTGCAGACTCTCACCGCGAAAGTTCGAAACACCCGTTTTTCTGCGCTTCCCGCTTACG
This Leptospira stimsonii DNA region includes the following protein-coding sequences:
- a CDS encoding cytochrome c-type biogenesis protein, giving the protein MKTTLYKILIFLSILVSISPYNPIFGDSTFTNLSEPEQIRTFHEVTSRIRCICIPSITIKSCSFNNCTVSAKLKIFIENRIAKGESADVIVNKMVHGFGEEALQDPVIQKFVEAGNTGMANSVVFGFGENILATPDSTWINLSLGLAGALGILFIFLYMKRKNPTPSKTTTSVSPNKENDAFNRYLSEIEEKQK
- a CDS encoding zinc ribbon domain-containing protein, with the translated sequence MDLLLIPFYIVLVGIIVLPFLYVRFSLNLRSTESESEKLELINRREVILENLRDIKIEFDTGKLTDGEFQSISNGIVKDLEEFDEKIRTIAQNIPQQVQTTSGSNAVLTKYCHECGFKIEIYGAKFCPSCGTKLIV
- a CDS encoding heme lyase CcmF/NrfE family subunit — encoded protein: MNDFGALCIIASFAILLFSILQTSYGIWKQDRQAIELGRYTLMANSAIILLAFIVLLVQLFRTDLSNYYVVMHSNEHLPLFYRLTGIWSGSSGSLLFWNLLLSIFTFIVLWQTRELINDRIPVMNLTLTVISAFFSYLAVFYSDAQPFREFQPAAVAGRGLNPLLQHWAMVIHPPILYIGYVSFAIPFCIATSALITGHLSENWFRFVRRWTIFSWFFLGTGILLGSKWAYEELGWGGYWAWDPVENASLMPWLLSTAFLHSMIIQERRGMLKFWNMLLIILAFHFCLLGTWITRSGVLEGPHSFSKSTIGTPFIIYIGISFAFFIGFLIYRRDALKPERNLEAMTSKEGSFLFNNFLLVIATLAILLGVFSPLLYGREFKAPWFNSWGVPSGILLILLMGSAPLLAWRKGADKIFFSTLFKPLLVGILGAGAYILFYTQNFTISDYSLGDVLGEIYSVVAVGLGIFTIAGIAQEYHRGIVARKATYPSENYFFSGFRMLLKNKRRYGGYLVHLAMVILFIGFAGNAFKQNTSIKFFYFLNAPEKNEIVYSSQDTGVLGNYQISASTLKIKPLVNGDAKNGLNIQNVIVSHEATFQVKRHLKEFSTLVTERRFYPQISHLSGDFETHIPTSEPAIASTPKEDLYIQLGAIEHADLSDENPDLPLLFMNYLFTNENQPVRKLENFNRFPRQIVANLEVWVNPLVKFIWAGSLLFFFSGLLILLPIGESRN